From Anopheles funestus chromosome 3RL, idAnoFuneDA-416_04, whole genome shotgun sequence, a single genomic window includes:
- the LOC125772071 gene encoding peptidoglycan-recognition protein SC2-like, whose amino-acid sequence MNKFAAVLVLAAVCLAGVSAQCPRIVTRAQWGARGASTSQLPIRPAPWVVMHHTAGAHCTTDAACAQQMRNIQSFHMDGNGWADIGYNFLVGENGAAYEGRGWGRQGAHAPGYNDRSVGMGVMGTFTNGIPNAAARNAAQQLISCGVSLGHIASNYWLIGHRQAVATACPGNAFFNEIRNWPRFNPNV is encoded by the coding sequence ATGAACAAGTTCGCCGCCGTGTTGGTGTTGGCCGCCGTTTGCCTGGCAGGCGTCTCGGCCCAGTGTCCCCGTATTGTGACCCGTGCTCAATGGGGTGCCCGTGGTGCCAGCACTTCCCAGCTGCCGATCCGTCCGGCACCGTGGGTCGTGATGCATCATACGGCCGGTGCTCACTGCACTACGGATGCCGCCTGTGCCCAGCAGATGCGCAACATCCAGTCCTTCCACATGGACGGAAACGGTTGGGCTGACATCGGCTACAACTTCCTGGTCGGTGAGAACGGTGCCGCCTACGAGGGCCGCGGCTGGGGTCGTCAGGGAGCACACGCACCCGGCTACAACGATCGCTCGGTCGGCATGGGTGTGATGGGCACGTTCACCAACGGTATCCCGAATGCGGCCGCTCGTAATGCCGCCCAGCAGCTGATCAGCTGCGGTGTTTCGCTGGGTCACATCGCCTCCAACTACTGGCTGATTGGACACCGACAGGCCGTCGCTACCGCTTGCCCCGGTAATGCGTTCTTCAACGAGATCCGCAACTGGCCGCGCTTCAACCCGAACGTGTAA
- the LOC125772038 gene encoding insulin-like growth factor-binding protein complex acid labile subunit — MVKKSEKILLKLLCVICCTTFAIVAGNGDQQETTAENASGQNKLNVTEKMGRLDGVTLIFDKFATDLSDSSVIQFHPDVICIVISQGMRTLNSNIFQWWENLTTIFLNDNFLTAVPKEALSGQPSLTFLSITNNRLETLGDEFASLPQLETLHLDRNHINALHPNTFGSLRELQDLLLSENRLTSLDGLILPTENQLQHLDVSHNFIKHLNGSTFVRLGGLKELRLASNIIETLHDNTFAELHALQQLDLSDNFLKTLSQKLFTANGNLLELSLENNLIETLPVDVFSGLQSLWQLNLRNNRLTSLDEDIFRYQPFSTQIVLDGNRISTFDPCFLQTRDVELKNNRLTILSKSSFDTNDTRVEFLTLNGNEIATIDESFFETLPKLKSIKLDRNRIAELLPMLFHKNQELERVFLPHNRLSVLRTDTFSGLPKLEHVDLSYNALSVIEAAVFHQSPVKYLNLNDNQLKTIDDWAFAGTKLLQLFVDFNAIDSLNSVGTVLDGLEALSAISNQIESWPEFCTSNFTHLRDIKLANNSISSIEGDCLGDPGSNNRSDMDPVNIDVSYNKLATVPMLDGRIRSLDLSGNNVSDLGDGNEFRSYQDTETLKLLSTSLRMVRSVSFTFLPNLTDLQISSSVLELIEEDAFHALKLQQLVISDSSMQTLPPLLLQEQTSLDTVSLAKNKISHLSSTFFVDCRMLTDINLSQNRLATVDHRWFQGLEMLRTINLAANVITQLPPNLFSVEQSLMTLSLAGNALRTISDADFLAKVPLYELDLSNNNLEDVDILQRNDFIALLYVTGNRLERLPVRPNYRMLKANSNRITSLRWESNSKFNLAYLNLANNRLDQLDRDIFNISTIMELNVSGNRLDTFPFELVYKLNWLKTLNVSRNNIRTLPLKYSVERFKVETLDLSENPLVEQPETFLDICVVKNLILAAGK, encoded by the exons ATGGTGAAAAAATCCGAAAAGAT ATTGCTCAAACTCTTATGTGTAATATGTTGCACTACATTTGCAATAGTAGCTGGAAATGGAGATCAACAAGAGACAACAGCAGAGAATGCTTCAGGCCAGAATAAATTGAACGTGACCGAAAAAATGGGCCGTCTCGATGGTGTAACACTCATATTTGATAAATTCGCCACGGATTTATCTGACTCGAGTGTGATTCAATTCCACCCAGACGTAATCTGTATTGTAATAAGCCAAGGAATGCGTACCTTAAATTCCAATATATTCCAATGGTGGGAAAATCTCACCACGATTTTCCTAAACGATAACTTCCTCACAGCAGTACCGAAGGAAGCACTCTCGGGACAGCCTTCCCTTACCTTCCTTTCAATCACCAACAATCGATTGGAGACACTTGGTGATGAGTTTGCCAGCCTACCACAGCTGGAAACATTGCACCTTGACCGCAACCATATCAACGCTCTGCATCCAAACACGTTCGGCTCGTTGCGCGAGCTTCAGGATCTTCTGTTGAGTGAAAATCGACTCACATCACTCGACGGACTGATACTACCAACGGAAAACCAGTTGCAACACCTTGATGTAAGCCACAATTTTATCAAACACCTTAACGGATCGACATTCGTTCGGTTGGGCGGTTTGAAAGAGCTTAGGCTGGCTAGCAACATCATCGAAACGTTGCATGATAACACCTTCGCCGAGCTTCATGCACTGCAACAACTTGATTTAAGTGataattttttgaaaaccTTATCGCAGAAGCTGTTCACCGCAAACGGGAATCTGTTGGAGTTGAGTTTGGAGAATAATCTGATAGAAACGCTGCCAGTGGACGTGTTCAGTGGATTGCAGAGTTTGTGGCAGTTAAATTTACGGAACAATCGGCTCACTAGCTTAGACGAAGATATTTTCCGATATCAACCATTTTCCACGCAGATTGTACTGGACGGTAATCGCATCTCAACGTTTGATCCATGCTTCCTACAGACTAGGGATGTGGAGTTGAAAAACAATCGTTTGACGATTTTGAGCAAGTCTTCCTTCGATACAAACGACACACGGGTTGAGTTTCTAACCCTAAATGGTAATGAAATTGCAACGATTGACGAGAGTTTCTTCGAAACGTTACCGAAATTGAAAAGCATTAAATTGGATCGTAATCGTATTGCGGAACTTTTGCCAATGCTTTTCCACAAAAACCAAGAACTCGAGCGTGTGTTTCTTCCACACAACCGACTGTCGGTGTTACGGACCGACACCTTCTCCGGTTTGCCGAAGCTTGAGCATGTTGACCTGTCCTACAACGCACTCAGCGTTATCGAAGCTGCCGTTTTTCACCAATCACCGGTAAAGTATTTAAATCTAAACGACAATCAGCTTAAAACCATCGACGATTGGGCATTTGCTGGCACGAAACTACTCCAGCTGTTTGTGGATTTCAACGCAATCGACTCACTAAATTCGGTTGGAACGGTTCTGGACGGGTTGGAAGCATTATCAGCCATCAGCAATCAAATCGAATCGTGGCCAGAATTTTGTACATCAAACTTTACCCACCTGAGAGACATCAAGTTGGCGAACAACTCAATATCATCGATTGAAGGTGACTGTTTGGGTGATCCGGGGAGCAACAACCGTTCGGACATGGATCCGGTAAATATTGACGTTTCGTACAACAAACTTGCAACTGTTCCGATGCTGGACGGGCGGATCCGATCGCTAGATCTGAGTGGTAATAATGTGTCGGATCTGGGCGATGGAAACGAATTTCGGTCATATCAGGACACGGAAACTCTGAAGCTATTGAGCACCTCGTTAAGAATGGTTCGCTCTGTGAGCTTCACTTTTCTACCGAATCTAACGGATCTTCAGATAAGTTCAAGCGTTTTGGAGCTGATTGAAGAGGATGCCTTCCATGCGCTAAAGCTCCAGCAGTTAGTAATAAGCGATTCTTCCATGCAAACGCTTCCACCTTTGCTACTACAAGAACAAACTTCTTTGGACACTGTATCGCTAGCGAAGAATAAGATTTCGCATCTTTCATCCACTTTCTTCGTCGATTGTCGTATGTTGACAGATATAAACCTTTCGCAAAACAGACTAGCGACGGTAGATCATCGCTGGTTTCAGGGTTTAGAAATGCTTAGAACAATCAATCTAGCGGCCAATGTTATTACACAACTTCCTCCAAATCTGTTTTCCGTAGAACAATCGCTCATGACACTGTCGCTAGCAGGGAATGCATTACGCACTATCTCCGATGCCGATTTTCTCGCTAAAGTTCCACTCTATGAGCTTGATCTTTCAAACAATAATCTGGAGGATGTCGATATTCTGCAACGGAACGATTTCATCGCCTTGCTGTATGTTACTGGCAATCGATTGGAACGTTTGCCTGTTCGACCGAACTATCGCATGCTGAAAGCGAATTCCAATCGAATCACATCACTCCGCTGGGAATCGAATTCGAAGTTTAATCTCGCATATCTTAACCTGGCGAATAATCGGCTCGATCAACTAGATCGCGACATTTTCAATATCTCCACAATTATGGAGCTCAATGTTTCGGGAAACCGACTGGACACGTTTCCTTTCGAGCTGGTGTACAAGTTGAATTGGCtgaaaacattaaatgtttCCCGAAATAACATACGCACACTACCGCTGAAGTATTCCGTAGAACGGTTCAAGGTTGAGACACTTGATCTATCGGAGAATCCACTCGTGGAACAGCCGGAAACCTTCCTGGACATTTGCGTTGTAAAGAATCTAATCCTGGCCGCAGGTAAATGA
- the LOC125772072 gene encoding peptidoglycan-recognition protein SC2-like — translation MNKFAAVLVLAAVCLAGVSAQCPRIVTRAQWGARGASTSQLPIRPAPWVVMHHTAGAHCTTDAACAQQMRNIQSFHMDGNGWADIGYNFLVGENGAAYEGRGWGRQGAHAPGYNDRSVGMGVMGTFTNGIPNAAARNAAQQLISCGVSLGHIASNYWLIGHRQAVATACPGNAFFNEIRNWPRFNPNV, via the coding sequence ATGAACAAGTTCGCCGCCGTGTTGGTGTTGGCCGCCGTTTGCCTGGCAGGCGTTTCGGCCCAGTGTCCCCGTATTGTGACCCGTGCCCAATGGGGTGCCCGTGGTGCTAGCACCTCCCAGCTGCCGATCCGTCCGGCACCGTGGGTCGTGATGCATCATACGGCCGGTGCTCACTGCACTACGGATGCCGCCTGTGCCCAGCAGATGCGCAACATCCAGTCCTTCCACATGGACGGAAACGGTTGGGCTGACATCGGCTACAACTTCCTGGTCGGTGAGAACGGTGCCGCCTACGAGGGCCGCGGCTGGGGTCGTCAGGGAGCACACGCACCCGGCTACAACGATCGCTCGGTCGGCATGGGTGTGATGGGCACGTTCACCAACGGTATCCCGAATGCGGCCGCTCGTAATGCCGCCCAGCAGCTGATCAGCTGCGGTGTTTCGCTGGGTCACATCGCCTCCAACTACTGGCTGATTGGACACCGACAGGCCGTCGCTACCGCTTGCCCCGGTAATGCGTTCTTCAACGAGATCCGCAACTGGCCACGCTTCAACCCGAACGTGTAA